DNA sequence from the bacterium genome:
CGCCGCGGGGGGCACCCCGCGGCCGGTGTTCACGCGGCGCCAACTGTGATGAGGTGGCGCCGTGATCCTCGTCCTCAACGCCGGATCGTCGACTCTCAAGCACGCGCTGTTCGCGCCGCCGGCGCTGCACCGCGCCGCCTCGGGGACGATCGAGCGCATCGCCGCCGGCGCGCACGTCGCCCGTCTGCCGGAGCTCTTCGCCGCCCTCGGCGCGGCGCCGCTCACCGCCATCGGCCATCGCGTCGTGCACGGCGGCGAACGCTTCTCGGCCCCGGTGCGGGTCGACGCCGAGGTGCTGGCGGCGCTGCGCCAGCTCGCGCCCCTGGCGCCCGAGCACGCGCCGCAGGAGATCGCGCTCATCGCCGCGCTGGCGGCGCAGCGGCCCGACGTGCCGCAGGTGGCGTGCTTCGACACCGCCTTCCACGCCGACCTGCCGGCGGCGGCGCGCCTGCTGCCGATTCCGCGCCACTACGCGGCGCAGGGCGTGCGCCGCTACGGGTTCCACGGCCTCTCTTACGCCTACCTGCGCGACGAGCTGGCGCGCCTCGACCCGGCGGCGGCGCGCGGCCGGGTGGTGTTCGCCCATCTCGGCAACGGCTGCAGCCTGGCGGCGGTGCGCGACGGCCGCTGCGTCGACACGACGATGGCCTTCACCCCCGCGGCCGGCCTGGTGATGGGAACGCGCAGCGGCGATCTCGATCCCGGGCTCGTCGCCTACCTGGCGCGCCGCGAGGGGCTCGACGCGGCGGCGTTCGACGCGCTGGTGAACGGCCGCTCCGGCCTGCTCGGCCTCTCGCAGACGAGCGGCGACGTGCGCGACCTGCTCGCCGCCGAGGCGCACGACGCCCGCGCCGCCGAGGCGCTCGCCGTCTTCTGCCTCAGCGCCCGCAAGTGGATCGGCGCCATGGCCGCGTCCCTCGACGGCCTCGACACGCTGGTGTTCAGCGCCGGCATCGGCGCGCACGCGGCGCCGATCCGCGCCCGCATCTGCGCCGGCCTGACGCACCTCGGCGTGCGGCTCGACGGCGAGCGCAATGCCGCCCACGCGGCGGTGATCTCGGCGCCCGGCAGCGCCGTCACGGTGCGCGTCATCCCCACCGACGAGGAGCGGCAGATCGCGCGCGAGACCGCCGCGCTGCTCGCCGCCTGAGCCGCCGGCGCGCCCGGCTGTACGGACGGCGCGGCGGTGGTAGAACCGCCGCATGCGCTGGCAGGAGCAACGGCGGAGCGACAACGTCGAGGATCGCCGCGGCGCGGGCGCCCCGCGCGGCCGCGGCATCGCGCTGAGCGGCGGCACGCTGCTCCTGGTCCTCGCCATCGCCTTCCTCACCGGCGAGAACCCGC
Encoded proteins:
- a CDS encoding acetate/propionate family kinase, encoding MILVLNAGSSTLKHALFAPPALHRAASGTIERIAAGAHVARLPELFAALGAAPLTAIGHRVVHGGERFSAPVRVDAEVLAALRQLAPLAPEHAPQEIALIAALAAQRPDVPQVACFDTAFHADLPAAARLLPIPRHYAAQGVRRYGFHGLSYAYLRDELARLDPAAARGRVVFAHLGNGCSLAAVRDGRCVDTTMAFTPAAGLVMGTRSGDLDPGLVAYLARREGLDAAAFDALVNGRSGLLGLSQTSGDVRDLLAAEAHDARAAEALAVFCLSARKWIGAMAASLDGLDTLVFSAGIGAHAAPIRARICAGLTHLGVRLDGERNAAHAAVISAPGSAVTVRVIPTDEERQIARETAALLAA